A window of Kineococcus sp. NBC_00420 genomic DNA:
GGGGCCGGCGCGTTCCCGACGACATGGCCCTGGTCTGCTTCGACGACTTCGAGTGGGCCGACCTGTTCGAGCCCGCCCTCACCGCGATCGCCCAGCCCGTGCGGGCCATGGCCCAGCGGGCGGTGGAGATGCTGAACAGCCGGCGCTCGGACAGTTCGATCGCCGTCCGGCGGGAAGTTCTGCGCCCCGTCGTCGCACACCGCACGTCGTGCGGTTGCGGGGGTGTCGCACCCGGGCGCCCGGCACGCCCCGGCGGTCTGCACTGGGAGAACACCGGGGCGAGCGGTCACGCGCCGCACGACGCCGGGGAACCCGGCAGCGCCACGTCGAGCCGGTCCCCGTCGATGACCCGGTCGGCGTAGTCCCGGGAACTGCGCAGCACCTCCACGGCGTCGTCCTCGTCGCCGCCCGGCTGCGCAGGTGGTTCCCCCCGGTGAGGACGACGGAAACCTCGGTGGCCGGGGCGATCGCCGCGGCCACGGCCTCCTCGAACTGACGGAGGACCCGGTTCCCGCCGCCCCGCAGGCGTCTCACGCGCCGGACGAGGTCGTCGGCGCGTGAGACCCGCGGTCAGAGTTCTGCGCCGCTCACGACGAGGTGGAGCGCACGGCGAGCACCGGGCAGGTCGCCTCCAGCAGGACCCGCTGGGCGGTGCTGCCCAGCAGGGCCTTGCGGACCGGGGAGAGGCGGTGGAGGCCGACGACGATGAGTTCCGCGCCGATCTCCTCGGCGATCTCCAGGATCACCTCGGCGACCGGGGTGGAGGAGGCGTCCCGGTGCTCGATGCGGAACGGGACGCCCTCGTCCGTCATGCGTTCCTGCAGGGCGTCGAGGTCGCGCTCGTCGGCGGCCGTCGGCCTGGTGTACCCGGCCCGGTCGACGGTGTTCACGATGACGACGTCGCTGCCGCGCCAGCGTGCCTGCTGCACCGCCTCGGTGACGGCGAGGAACCCGGTGCCGTCGGGGACGTAGCCGACGACGATGCTCACGACGCGACCTCCTGCACCGGTTCCGGCGGCGGCAGCGCACCGGTCATGAACCCGACGACCTCGTTCATCTCGTGGTCCTGGGGCCGCACGACGGCGGCCCGACGACCGAGGCGGTGGATGTGGATGCGGTCGGCGACCTCGAACACGGCCGGCATGTCGTGGCTGATCAGCACCACGGGGATCCCGGTGGCGCTGATGCGGCGGATGAGGTCCAGGACCCCTTGGGACTCCCGCACCCCGAGGGCGGCCGTGGGCTCGTCCATGATGACGACGCGACGCCCGAAGGCGGCTGCCCGTGCGACCGCCACCGTCTGCCGCTGACCGCCGGAGAGGCTGTCGACGGGCTGGGTGATGGACTGCAGGGTCGTGATGCCGAGCTCGTCCATCTGCTGGCGGGACTGGCGGCGCATCTCCTTGACGTCGAGCATGCGCAGGACCGAGCCCAGGGGCCCCTTCCGGCGCAGCTCGCGGCCGAGGAAGAGGTTCGTCGCGATGTCGAGGGCGGGAGCCATCGCCAGGTCCTGGTAGACGGTCTCGATCCCGGCCCGCTGAGCGTCCTGCGGGCTGCGGAAGTGCACGGGTTTCCCGTCCAGCAGGACCTCTCCGGCGTCGGGGACGACGTCGCCGGAGAGCACCTTGATGAGACTGGACTTGCCGGCGCCGTTGTCGCCGATGACCGCCAGGATCTCCCCGGCGCGCAGGTCGAAGTCCGCGCCGGCCACGGCGGTGACGTGCCCGTAGCGCTTGACGATGCCGCGGGCCTCCAAGACGGTGTCGCTCATCGCGCCTTCCTCCGGGTGACGGTGTCGAGGGCCACCGCGGCGATGACCAGGACGCCGGTGACGATGTTCTGGAACAGCGGGTCGATGCCGGCCTGGGTCAGACCGGACTGGAGCACCAGGACGATGAGGGCCCCGATGTAGGTGCCGACGACCGTGCCGCGGCCGCCGAAGAGGCTGGTGCCGCCGATGACGACGGCGGTGATGGTGTCCAGGTTCGCGGTCGGGAACGCGTTGGGGGAGGTCGCCGGGCTGCGGCCGAACGCCTGCAGCGCGGCGAGGGCGTAGAACACGCCCGCCAGCACGTACACCGAGAGCAGGACCCGGTTCACGTTGATGCCGGTGCGCTTGGCCGCGAGGTCGTTGTTGCCGACGGCGTACACGTGCCGGCCCCACGCGGTGCGGGTGAGGGCGTAGTGCAGGACCGCCACGCTGATCAGCACCACGACGACGCCGGTGGTGACCTGGAACTGCCCGAAGAGGTAACCGCCCTTGGACAGGACCGTCAGGGGCCCGTCGTCGACGAGGACGGTCTCCTTGGTGTAGAGGCGCGAGGCGGCCTGCAGGATCGTCAGCAACCCGAGGGTGACGATGAACGGCGGCAGTCCCAGCTTGGAGACGATCAGGCCGGAGACGAGCCCGAGCGCCGCGCAGACGAGCAGCCCCGCGAACAGCGCGGGAACCTGCGCTCCGGTGCTGCCGGCGGCGAGCTTGGCGACCACGAGGGTCCCCAGCACCATGATGGCGCCGTTGGCCAGGTCGATGCCGCCGGTCAGGACGATGAGGGTCTGCCCCAGGGCGAGGGTCCCCACCACGACGGACTGCTGGAGGATCAGCGAGAAGTTGTCCACGCTCGCGAAGTTCTCGGTGAGGATCGAGAACGCGACGATGGCGAGGACCAGGGCGGACAGGGGGCCCAGGACGGGGTTGCGGAAGATGTGGTCCGCGAGGGTCGCGGCGCGGGTTCCCGAGGTGTCGGGTACCTCGGCCGCCTTCTCGCTCGCCACCTGGAGGGAGTCGGACATCGGGACGCCTTTCGGGTCGCTGTTCACGGTCGAGGACCGCGGTCCGGCGCGACGCCGCGCCGGACCGCGCGGGATCAGGAGGCGGTTCCCCAGCAGTTCTGCAGGCCCCACGTGGTGTCCTTCGCATC
This region includes:
- a CDS encoding universal stress protein; translated protein: MSIVVGYVPDGTGFLAVTEAVQQARWRGSDVVIVNTVDRAGYTRPTAADERDLDALQERMTDEGVPFRIEHRDASSTPVAEVILEIAEEIGAELIVVGLHRLSPVRKALLGSTAQRVLLEATCPVLAVRSTSS
- a CDS encoding ATP-binding cassette domain-containing protein; protein product: MSDTVLEARGIVKRYGHVTAVAGADFDLRAGEILAVIGDNGAGKSSLIKVLSGDVVPDAGEVLLDGKPVHFRSPQDAQRAGIETVYQDLAMAPALDIATNLFLGRELRRKGPLGSVLRMLDVKEMRRQSRQQMDELGITTLQSITQPVDSLSGGQRQTVAVARAAAFGRRVVIMDEPTAALGVRESQGVLDLIRRISATGIPVVLISHDMPAVFEVADRIHIHRLGRRAAVVRPQDHEMNEVVGFMTGALPPPEPVQEVAS
- a CDS encoding ABC transporter permease; this encodes MSDSLQVASEKAAEVPDTSGTRAATLADHIFRNPVLGPLSALVLAIVAFSILTENFASVDNFSLILQQSVVVGTLALGQTLIVLTGGIDLANGAIMVLGTLVVAKLAAGSTGAQVPALFAGLLVCAALGLVSGLIVSKLGLPPFIVTLGLLTILQAASRLYTKETVLVDDGPLTVLSKGGYLFGQFQVTTGVVVVLISVAVLHYALTRTAWGRHVYAVGNNDLAAKRTGINVNRVLLSVYVLAGVFYALAALQAFGRSPATSPNAFPTANLDTITAVVIGGTSLFGGRGTVVGTYIGALIVLVLQSGLTQAGIDPLFQNIVTGVLVIAAVALDTVTRRKAR